A section of the Haliaeetus albicilla chromosome 6, bHalAlb1.1, whole genome shotgun sequence genome encodes:
- the METTL16 gene encoding RNA N6-adenosine-methyltransferase METTL16 isoform X2, with protein MFQLWESRTGASCIYPLLGATLNGWYFLATEVDDMCFNYAKKNVEQNNLSDLIKVVKVPQKTLLMDALKEESEIVYDFCMCNPPFFANQLEAKGVNSRNPRRPPPSSVNTGGITEIMAEGGELEFVKRIIHDSLQLKKRLRWYSCMLGKKCSLAPLKEELRIQGVPKVTHTEFCQGRTMRWALAWSFYDDVQVPSPPSKRRKLEKPRKPITFMVLASTVKELSIKAAALGWDAVEAIAVVRAWVEKILTDLKVQHKRVPCGKDEVSLFVTAIENSWIHLRRKKRERIRQLRELPRASEDTLQAMEEEKNSQKSMSNNSDCENPKTEDSETGFVAPEEDVHLATSDELTEESATKEEHSEHVKEEETEAKRGEMSLVKGSSNANEEPCPSEEASSLTVEKEQSPKETSRCFLFKCLMNVKKEGNDVLVEMHWVEGQNRDLMNQLCTYLRNQILRLVAS; from the exons ggacaggggcaTCTTGCATATACCCATTACTTGGAGCAACTTTGAATGGCTGGTATTTTCTTGCAACAGAAGTGGATGATATGTGCTTCAATTATGCCAAGAAGAATGTGGAACAAAATAACTTGTCTGATCTTATAAAAG TGGTGAAGGTACCACAGAAGACTCTTCTAATGGATGCATTGAAAGAAGAATCTGAGATTGTTTATGATTTCTGCATGTGCAACCCCCCCTTTTTTGCCAACCAGTTGGAAGCGAAG GGAGTAAATTCTCGAAATCCACGGCGTCCCCCTCCCAGCTCTGTAAATACAGGAGGGATCACAGAAATCATGGCTGAGGGCGGAGAGCTAGAATTTGTCAAAAGAATTATTCATGACAGTCTACAACTTAAAAAGAGGTTAAG ATGGTACAGTTGCATGTTGGGGAAGAAATGCAGCTTAGCACCATTGAAAGAGGAACTTCGAATCCAGGGG GTTCCTAAAGTTACTCATACTGAATTCTGTCAAGGACGCACCATGAGATGGGCACTGGCGTGGAGTTTCTATGATGATGTACAAGTACCT tCACCTCcctctaaaagaagaaaattagagaAACCCCGAAAACCAATTACATTTATGGTTTTGGCTTCTACGGTCAAAGAGTTATCCATcaaagctgcagctctgggctgggaTGCTGTAGAAGCTATTGCTGTGGTTAGAGCCTGGGTAGAGAAGATTCTCACTGATTTGAAG GTTCAGCATAAACGTGTTCCCTGTGGCAAGGATGAAGTTAGCCTGTTTGTGACTGCCATTGAAAACTCCTGGATTCATTTGAGGAGAAAGAAACGAGAGAGAATAAGGCAGTTACGAGAACTTCCTCGGGCTTCTGAAGATACTCTGCAAgcaatggaagaggaaaaaaacagccagAAGAGCATGAGCAACAACTCGGACTGTGAAAACCCCAAGACTGAAGACTCTGAAACGGGGTTTGTGGCACCTGAGGAGGATGTTCACTTGGCCACAAGTGACGAGCTAACAGAAGAATCTGCCACCAAAGAAGAACACAGTGAACatgtgaaggaggaggagacagAAGCGAAGCGGGGAGAAATGTCACTCGTCAAAGGTTCCAGTAATGCAAATGAGGAACCTTGCCCTTCAGAGGAAGCTAGCAGTCTGACAgttgaaaaagaacaaagtcCGAAAGAAACTAGTAGATGTTTTCTCTTTAAGTGTTTAATGAAtgtgaagaaagaaggaaatgatgTATTAGTAGAAATGCACTGGGTTGAAGGACAGAACAGAGACTTGATGAACCAGCTGTGCACGTACTTACGGAACCAAATTCTTCGACTGGTTGCTAGTTAG